TCGCATTCGTATGTCTATGTCTATACTTGTCATATTATCGTCAACTGGTGTAGTTTAGTTTTTCTGCTTCTTCAAATCGTCACAGAATATTTCAAGCGCCCTTCACTGTCGTCACCGAGACGAAAGATAAGCATGGTATACATTGATCTTAGTACTCCTCTAAGAATATGTGTTTTAATAATGTTTTGGTAGCTTTTACATATAACAAACCCTCATTTCGTGTTTGAAATGAGGGTTTGTCTCCAATCTGAGATGATTCCTGTATTGTACAGGAATCATCTCTTTCAAGCAGTACACTTTTTATACTAGATCAAAATTATTTAATATTAGAATTATTGATCTCTTCTAATTTTTTCAATTCTCGGGCTACTATGTCTTTTAATAACGCATTATTAAAGTAATGTCGACTAGAAATTTTATCGATATTATTATCAACTACCGTTATTTGAATTGAATTTGACGAATATGCTACTTTTTCCAGATATTTTTTTGATTCAGGAGTAACTGGTAAAGGAATAAGTATTTTTTTATCATCATTGTTTAAATCATTCAATGAAAAATGAATTTCAATTACAAATGCATGAACTGCATCTGAGTAGGTAAAACTTAATGCGGGCTTTTCTACATTTTTTAATTCAAAAACTTTATTGTTATCTTCTCTTACAATTATAACTAATTGATCAAGCTCAGAAACATATAAAAGCTCACATTCACGTTTTTCTAGATTTTTAGCTATATCTTTCATTTGTTGAATTGAAATTGATTGACCTTCCAAATCAGTAACCCCCTATTTTTTTACTAAACAATTATTATTTTAACATTCAAAAATATTTATTTTTTTATTTTTCATTATTTATGGTAATGTATTTTTAATTAAACAGTTTTCCATTCAAAAAACAAATACTGAGCGTTCCCAGCAGTTAGAAGAAGAAAATCCAAAACTGTCATTGGCGTTGACAATTGTTCAGCGTTATCAAGAATCATTCGAACGTCGTCTTCACAAACAAATTGAGCTAGCTGTTTTACGAGAGCGTTCACAGACCTCTATCGAGATTAATCGATTAAGCTGAAATCATCAAAAGACCGTTCTACTGTGATGTAGAACGGTCTTTTAGTCTATTTATGTGAGTAAGTACTGTTCTAATGCTGCTCGAATAATCTGATCGGGTTTCATTCCCTGATCTTGTGCTCGCTTTTTCAGCGTTTGGTACAATGGATCATTTTTATCAGAGAAATCAACATGGACGCGTGCTGGATTTAACTGTACAGGAGCTGCATCAATTACATTTTGTTCTTTCCGCTCATTTAGCAATTTTTTAACTTCACGTAATTGCTCACGTGTCATTTCGTAGACCGTGAATTCACCATCTTTTATCTTATACTTTCTCTCTTCAAGTAAGGCGACTTTTGGATCCTCTGGCCATGTTAATAATTCAGCTAATTTAGAAGCACTAAAGTCTTGTTGAATCGCCTTGTCTAAGATCGTTGGTCCAAATACATTCCAGAATGAAATGAACCGATTGACTTGAGGATGAGACATTCCAATTCGATTTAAAAATGATTTCCAACTTCCTTGTTCCTGCTGAAATGCTTCTTTAGTGTCAGCATCACGGAACACTTCATTTGCGTGTGCCAATATACGACACTTCTCAACAAAACTTGTTGCTTGGATTGTATCAATGTGATTGTAATATTGAATAATACCTTCCATGTCTTCCGGAAGTCGTTTTGATAACACACGTGATAAGCCGACAGCTGGAAGCGACTGATACGGATTTGACATCGCAGGCGCAGCAAACTTCTTCACCGCTTCGACTTGCTCTTCTCGTAACGCTTCTGTGCTCTCTTCTTGAACAGGTTTTTCAGCTACTGTGCTTTGAAAGCTTTTGAACGTTGCTTGTCCTTTTTTACGTCGACTGCTCATAGGGCAAGTACCTCCTCTGCTAGCTGTAAGTAAGCATCTGTCGCTGGACTCTTATGGTCAAGGACCGGACGTGCTTCTCGTTGTAAGGATTGAATCTTTACGATGTATGGGATTGTCGTTAGTACAGGGATTCCAACTTCTTCCCCTAACTCCTTCAACTCGTCCACAGTCGTCATATCCCCTTTAGAGCGCGCATTCACCATTGTGGGAATAAATGCTGAAATATGAATATCTTCCTTGTATCCGTGTCTCATTTCTTCTAACTCTTCCGGAGCTGTATAGACAGCATCCATCGAGAACTTCTGCATCTGTACCGGCATGACGATCCGGTCCTGCGCAACAAGAGCACAACGCGCATATGGGTTTAAAGCGGACGTTGATCCCGGGCAATCAATTAAACAAATATCAAATAAGTCGTCGAGTCGCGCTAATTCTTCAATCAAGCGGTATTCGTACCCCATTTGACTCGTCAGTCCGGTAGGAGAAGCAGAGCGACGCGTTGGTACTAGGTGAATCGTTCCTAATTCATAATCACAGGTAACAATCACTTGTTCAATCGGCGCGTACAATGGATCGTATTCTTCAATCAGACAATCAAGGAGTACTTTTCCATCGTAATCATCCGTTAAGCCTAGTCCATTCGTCGTTGATGCTTGGTCATCTGCATCAATGACGAGGACGCGCAATCCTTGTCGAGCATACGCGTGGGCTAGATTAATCGTGGTTGTCGATTTTCCGACGCCACCCTTTCGATTATATAAGGCAATTTTTTTCAC
The window above is part of the Exiguobacterium acetylicum genome. Proteins encoded here:
- a CDS encoding ParA family protein translates to MKKIALYNRKGGVGKSTTTINLAHAYARQGLRVLVIDADDQASTTNGLGLTDDYDGKVLLDCLIEEYDPLYAPIEQVIVTCDYELGTIHLVPTRRSASPTGLTSQMGYEYRLIEELARLDDLFDICLIDCPGSTSALNPYARCALVAQDRIVMPVQMQKFSMDAVYTAPEELEEMRHGYKEDIHISAFIPTMVNARSKGDMTTVDELKELGEEVGIPVLTTIPYIVKIQSLQREARPVLDHKSPATDAYLQLAEEVLAL